The nucleotide window GCCATCAATTCCGTAAGTTGATTTAAATCTCAGGGTTCTTGTACGATGATGGCATAGGTAGAATATCGTCAAATGTAAGCATAAAGCACAGAATAAACTTTATTCCAGACGTAGAGTGGTAACACGAGTGCACTGATAATTCAGAGTTGAATAGTTTATAAGATAGAGTCTGAGTAAcgatgtttttaattttatttaagtgCCGAATCCCTAAAACTTGCAACAAGAAGTAATAGGAACATGTTTAAAACATATGCTAATCGTTTAGGTAATCTAAGGACTATGTACATAGAAAATCGCAAACTTCCCGTTCGGGTAATACCCCTTTTTCTCAAAGGCCTagtatttaaaagtgagaaatGAAAGTTGCAAGTCTTTCAGATAAGACATTGAAAACAAaacgttggcacgataaagaaggTATATGCTATGAACTTAAAGGTGATGAATATGTCTAATGTCATTGTAATATGAAAGAAAATGGATATTATCAGTAGATGAAACGTCATCGATAAATCTTTCTGTTGAGTTGAAGGTTACAGCAAGAGATTATTTCTTCGTATGTagaaaattttgatcaaattctGCCTCATCAGAATATATGAAAGGGTctgctaataaaggagcacaattcatgcccatggaggttccaacagactgttggaagacttgatcaccagaGATCACATAGATAATATAAATGAGAAACTCCAACATCTTTCTAATATCAGCTTCatagtacttgtgcatggaatcagagtggtggtCAACAAATTGATTTTGTGAATTACCCATCAAACGATATGAGTATTGCCATCAAACTGCCCAGTAGTcttcaaaatctaaaatgttgtacatgcaaggtgaagataagtaacagtgatcaatctcataactcctacaagcaatacaaaatagatagttgggcaaacacggacccctgaacacaccagaggtgggatcaggtgcctaggaggagtaagcatcccctgttgaccggtcacaccggccgtgagccccatatcctgatcaggtaaacgaagttatccgcagttaaaatcagtgtgccaagaacggcttaacaatcggtatgaaacacgtcagacagcatttgacccaatgtgagattgtattgacgaactcgatcgttataacgactatagaatttgcgaaatgctggaGAAAAAATTGATATCTATAAAGGGGAGAAAATTTGGCATGTGTTTGGATACCGTGTGTTGTTCATACATGCGCTGATTTTATTCTTTAATTGGTAAGATATATTCTATTTATACATGCAATTGAGTTCAAACTGGatgtgaaaaggtgaagataacgaacagtgatcaatctcataacttgtataagggatacaaaatagagtttggcaaacatggacccttggatgtaccagaggtgggatcaggtgcctagggggagtacgcatcccctgtgtGATCAGATTGAATACTTTTGTGATGGTGTTAATGGTGTATTGTTCATATTTATATCTCACAACCGTAAACATGTCATATTGCTATCTCCAAAATCCAACTTCTGTTTGTGCCACACAACTTTGAAATTCATGTATATACCAATAAAGAAACGAAATACAATATCAGTACGTTTATtacataaaatgtaaacattacttgtatgtagatatttatttttgttaggATTGTAATAGCCATGGATTACTACGGAGTGACTATGCATATTGGAAATCTAGGAGGAGACTTTTACCTGAATCAATTCATTCTAGCAATTGTAGAGTTTCCTGCCAAAATTTCTACCATGGTTTTACTAAACAGAATAGGACGTCAGAAGTTACACTTCTTGATTATGATCATAGGTGGCGCTGCGTTATTGTGTACCATATTTCCTGTCCTTTATGGCAAAGAAGGCAAGGCTTAGTAAAATAATTTGTCTTGCATAAATTATGTTACTTCTATTCACTATCAATGTCATATTTCTGCTTTCAACGAGTTTTCATCTGTTCCGAATTTCCacaattaattatatttatatcctTGCTACAGAATTGAGCAGTCTGACATTAGTCCTGTCCATCATTGGTAAGATGGGGTCTGCAGCGGCTTTTGGTgtcatttacatatacatggCAGAGTTATATGCTACTGTGCTCCGGAACGACGCCATGGAACTAGTTCCTGTGTCGCTCGCTTTGGCGGTATGGCTGCTCCATATATAGCATCAACGATATGTATACATTGAACTTGAAGTGATATCTGCTTGCATAAAAATATGAGTATAAAACACGGGTGTGTTCACCGTATGGTGATAACTAAGATGTCGATTGCTTTCGTGAGTGTGCAGTATGTACTACGTTTCAATAAACTGCAGAAATATCTCAGTGTACCTAAATGTTGATATTGACATTGTAGCAGTTCGATACACTGGACATATAATACATCATACCTAATATGGTATAAAcatgttttgaattttggtgtaaatacaatatttaaGTTAAGATGTGAGGTACGTGGTCTCTTGTGTTAATATGCAGGCTTGCAAAAATATTACACaatttttttgtcaaaatagATAAATGCTAGGAATTTGATATATTTAGAGATAATATTTAGATTTAGATGACTGTTAATATACTGAGCATAAGATAATGTTTTGTTGGTGAAATGTATTTATAGAGTGACTATGTCAGCGGAAAGTTTGGTCAGGCGTTGCCGTTAGTAATTTTTGGCGGTTCTTCGGTCATGGCTGGGATTCTAACTTTATTCCTACCGGAAACTCTACACCGGAAGCTACCAGAAACAATCCAAGATGGAATCGAATTCGGAAAGTTAGTAAAACGTGTTTCGCTCAGTACAGTGAAATTAAtcagaattcaaaattttgtaattttaatcaatttataaCACTTTGTTAAACTGATGTATCCTCTCAATCTTTGTTACAAGGACATGATTGTGTGGGAAAGTTTAGACCTGTTTTGTTCATTgtattgttcattattttcaatgtgGATGGTTTGATTGTTATATAATTCCATATAAATTTTTGTTTGATAGAAAGAAGCATGACATATCCACATTTGACGTCACACTGGAAACATCTAAACCGTCCGGGGTAAATAACTCGTCTTGTGAGTAAGTTCCACTGTTTTTCATTTCAAGATATATATGAAAGGGTGTTTAGTTACTGAAACTGAAGTAGTTCACATTACTGGAACTAAAGACGTTTAAAGGAAATGATGTTgattataaacatgtatgtagTGAAGTAATTGAGGAAGTAGGTAGCGGTAATAAGATAGGGAATCACAGATTCAAGTGGGTAGAATTTATCTACCATGTACATCCGCATTCTTTTAAACTTGTGACTTTTAATTGGTGCTGCATTTATAGTATGCTACACACTATCTAGGATATGCTTATGATGAGAATATCTCACATTTTGAATTATCCACTGACTCTTCTAGTCAAGCACCTGTTAGTACTGACGGCGTACAGTAATGTGCTTTAATTTGTAGTACATTGAGTTTTTGtgatacatttattacaaacacGTATTCTCATATTGATATCTAAGTATTGTATATGTTCATAGTCTATGAaagatatgattgattgtatattgtttaacgtccctgtcgaaaaattcactcatatggagacgtcatcattaccgacgaagggctgcaaaatttaagcctatgctctgcgcttacgtgctttgaacagggagggatcgttattgtgccacacctgctgtaacagcGACCTCGATTTTCGTGGTCTCAACAAAAGGATCATCCTAGCTAGTctccttttacgacaagcaaggggtattgaggacctaatctaactcgggtccccacgggattcAAAAGATATGAAGATACCCCAGTAAATATAGTAGTGTTCCAGTTAAAGTTATTTTACACAAATGCTAAATTAGTATGCAAGTATTATTGGTATGTAGTTTTATGATGAATATACTTTTTCTACAAATGGCTCGTGGGTAAGCATTGTTACATATAGGTAATGGTAAAGGTGCATATACatgttttcaaaaaaattatgatttattgTCATTCGAAGCAAGTCCATGggtatatgttttgtttttatggtAATTTTCCAAAAGTACACATGTAAAACTAATCTTTGTCATTTTAGAAATCAATACGATAGTTTACCTTTTGTGATCAATAGatggttttgtttttctttcagagCGGCTGAATTGTGACGAGGAAGACAATAGTTATTGTGCATTATATTTGTCCACAGATAAGTACAGTTTATTGATGTCACCAGGGTACACATAAATTAAACTAATAGTATAACAATAATCAGTTTGagttttttcttaaaatcaaaatatgacaCAACGAACGTAAAACATAGCCAACACAAATTCTCAACTTATTCAAAGCGTTTTGAAGTGTAAGGATATTTACCATGTGGACTCCTAATGACCAGGTACAAATCAGGTCCGGCTTTTGTCATGATGCATCAAACAATCGCGGTGAATGAATGGTTAAAGGTTCGTGACCGGAAAATCTTTGTTTCGAGCCCGGTTCATGCCTTGGGTGTGTCAAACATTAGGAGTAAAATTAGATTTGTCTGCTCCTTCGACAAACACTTATCATTCAAAAGTGAGAAGTGAGAGGTATTTCCCATTGGCAAGAATGAACCTTTAGTGCTACGACCCTGGGTGTCTTTCACATGTCATTGTGATATATGATTCAAGTGCCTATTACGTGTTAGGTACTGACGATAAAATGTCAAATGACCAGCACTGCCAAGCAGACTCAACCAATTCTAAATCAGAATCCGGGTCCGCATTTTATAGACTGCTAGAGATGGGGAAATCTGAAtcccaacacacacacacacacacacacacacacacacacacacacacacacacacacacacatatatatatatatatatatatataagcactgaaaaggccacgacactgttggttatttaaaactcgaattttctttatcaagagacatatattacataaacaaataacacgcaaaaacgacaagtatcgataaactacattggtgacaagagtgatacattgttgtactgagtgataaaaatggtggtggtttcgttgtaaagcgtctttactgactatggtttagagagtttgtaccatggtcgggtcgggatatatatatatatatatatatatatatatatatatatatatataaatgatctTTCTCTTACCGAATATGATGGTCCTTAACCTTTGATAGAGTGTACACGTGTAGAAAATGATCGATATAAGATGACCAGGAAGGGAAGAAGCCATAAATTCAATTACGTACTTTGCACATTAATCTACTTGATGATGAGCACTATCGGATATATTTTCCTGTTAATCATTCTTATTGTGCTAGATACATGTTGTTTGCAAAATAATATGCGTGTATTACATACATTTGAATTTTCCAGTATGTGTTTCTCTTGCTTTATGTAAAAGAAAGCGCATTGGTTGTAATTGGTTGTGATACGTTTTATACATACAGCAATTTATTCAGGAATTCTGTATTCTGATTTTCCTTAAATATTTGAACATGTTAGtgttttcaataaatatcaCTGTGGAATCGAGAACACTATACTTGATCAtaatatgtacactgtataaaCATCACTGTATAATATACAATTCATTGAAGTTTTCTGATTGATTCACAATATTTAGTGAAACAAACAATGTCTCAAAACATTCAGTTTTTCATGGTGTCATCATTAACCACCAAGTTCTAGACACCAAGCTACGTGTCTTGTCACGAGGAGTTTCCCATTTTCGGAAGAGTAGTTTCTCGCAAGGTTTGGTTTTCGTTGATTTGTTCATAAACAGGCAATTCTTTCTGAAAAGAACATTATCCATCATGACATCGATTCTATTGCATGTTTAGTTATCATAATGATGTAATGAGCAACTACAAAAAGGTTTGCTACGACGAGCAGGAAACCTCCGCTTACAACAATTATGACTATTAATGGGTTTTGGACATATCACTCGGTTGTTTTGATGTCGCCGACTATCACCATGTCAAGAGTTTTACGAACAAATAAAACGAAGGAAGAGATGGATGCTTATAAAATGAAAAGCCATATAAAACTTAaaggtagctattaatagctagcCCCTAAACCTAAGCATTGAATTGTCCTCATCTttatgattatttattttaatatttgtactttatcctaaaattaaaaagtgaagatcacggacagtgatcaagctcataactcctatacggaATTCAAAACTGATAGGtacctacgaggagtaagcatcccctgtcgaccggtcacatgcGCCATGAGCTCTATATTTTCATCATGTAAACGGCGCCCCatgttttgatcaggtaaacagagtgatatctagtcaaaatcagtgtggcaagaacggcccaacaatatCAGAATTCTCTTTGAAACTGTTGTAAGGtattaaaatgaaaactaattgACCTTTAAGAAATATTGAACCTTTTTGCAAATTTTCAATGCAATTGCTGTTGAACTTATTGACTCGAATCCATTTCCAACTTGCACTGGTCCTAGGAATGATGCCTAGAAAAAATCACCATAATTAATGTTTGAACCTTTGTTAACCATTGAATAATTATGCTGTTTCAGAGCATATGAATTCTAAAACTGTGTTTCAATGtatattcattgatatttgaattattgGTATTCTAGAATTAAATATTGTATTACTAGAGGATAATAGATCCTTATCGTTTTCATAATCTGCCGTCTCATTCTACCAAATGAATGCAACTCTAGACTCAATAGATCTGTTATCTTTACCAAGTACGGGTCAAGAAGAAAGCACCAAAAACCAACAATactcaacatccaaagtgtcAGATCTAATAGTAGATACGAAGTCAAATGAATAAGGATATACAAAACACTAAAGTGACCAAGGACAAAAACAGTGAATTTGTCAAATTGTTGGaacgacctgtcccttcctcaggacaaCAGAATATCTACatagaaaaagaaaactaaatagaaaagtTAACTAACActaaaactaaactacaaaagcttataacaaacaaaacgtctaaATAGTGAAACTATCGAATTTAATGTGGGACAAGTCTGTTCTGATCAAACGTTACGACAGATCGTCTCGAGAATCTTACTTATATTTAAATGAGGGGGCACATGCGGGCCTGTGATTTTGCATTATTTACAAAAACGTTTCGTAGACATGCATGTCTGTGTAAAACATGAAACTCTAGGTTTGATATATCTCTTATattaatgaaatttcaagatttacaagcaattgtatgtacatgtatacatatttgtaGTTCAAACTATGATATTTTTACATAAAAGGAGATAAACTTGCAAGATTCagtgtttacaaatgtggtatacatatgtatttacaattacatgcacatgtagggGCTGCGCTTTTGGACCTATGAAATACATACATGCACACAAAATAATAATCTACTATATCACGTGGTTAAAATTATGGATATTGTTAAAAGAATGTTGTGAAATAATAGGAAATGTGAACTGGATAAAATTTCAATTCATGGCATTTTCCACTTACCG belongs to Ostrea edulis chromosome 7, xbOstEdul1.1, whole genome shotgun sequence and includes:
- the LOC125654546 gene encoding solute carrier family 22 member 15-like, which codes for MDYYGVTMHIGNLGGDFYLNQFILAIVEFPAKISTMVLLNRIGRQKLHFLIMIIGGAALLCTIFPVLYGKEELSSLTLVLSIIGKMGSAAAFGVIYIYMAELYATVLRNDAMELVPVSLALAVWLLHIYDYVSGKFGQALPLVIFGGSSVMAGILTLFLPETLHRKLPETIQDGIEFGKKKHDISTFDVTLETSKPSGVNNSSCEAAEL